A portion of the Acidihalobacter yilgarnensis genome contains these proteins:
- the hslU gene encoding ATP-dependent protease ATPase subunit HslU — protein sequence MIPMTPREIVEELDKHIIGQANAKRAVAIALRNRWRRQQLPESLRQEVTPKNILMIGPTGVGKTEIARRLARLANAPFIKIEATKFTEVGYVGRDVESIVRDLVDAAIKLARESEKTKVRHRAEEAAEERILDALLPRAHGDFLSEPAVSSPGEGATRQKFRQRLRDGELDDREIEIEVSAMGAGVEIMTPPGMEEMASQLQGLFQNLSGGRSQRRKLHISEARKLLVEEEAQRLINDEELKLQAVREVEQNGIVFLDELDKIARRGEHGGSDVSREGVQRDLLPLVEGCTVSTKYGSVRTDHILFIASGAFHLSKPSDLIPELQGRLPIRVELEALTADDFVRILTEPDASLVEQYIALLGTEGLSIEFTPEAVRRIGAIAFEVNERTENIGARRLHTVMERLLEDLSYEAPDRQGEHLVIDAKDVDAALGELAVDEDLSRYIL from the coding sequence ATGATTCCCATGACCCCGCGCGAGATTGTCGAGGAACTCGACAAACACATTATCGGTCAGGCCAATGCCAAGCGCGCCGTGGCCATCGCCCTGCGTAACCGCTGGCGCCGTCAGCAACTCCCTGAGAGCCTGCGCCAGGAAGTGACGCCCAAGAATATCTTGATGATCGGTCCGACCGGTGTGGGCAAGACCGAGATCGCTCGTCGCCTGGCCAGATTGGCCAACGCGCCCTTCATCAAGATCGAGGCAACCAAGTTCACCGAAGTGGGCTATGTGGGGCGTGATGTCGAGTCGATCGTGCGCGATCTGGTCGACGCGGCGATCAAGCTGGCGCGCGAATCGGAAAAGACCAAGGTGCGCCATCGTGCAGAGGAGGCCGCCGAGGAACGTATCCTGGACGCGCTGCTGCCCCGCGCGCATGGCGACTTTCTCTCCGAGCCGGCAGTGTCCTCACCGGGCGAGGGGGCGACCCGCCAGAAGTTCCGGCAGCGGCTGCGCGATGGTGAGCTGGACGACCGTGAAATCGAGATCGAGGTGTCCGCTATGGGCGCCGGAGTCGAGATCATGACCCCGCCCGGGATGGAGGAAATGGCCAGCCAGTTGCAGGGGCTGTTCCAGAATCTCTCCGGCGGGCGTAGCCAGCGCCGCAAGCTGCACATCAGCGAGGCCCGCAAGTTGTTGGTCGAGGAAGAGGCGCAACGCCTGATCAACGACGAGGAGCTCAAGCTGCAGGCGGTCCGCGAGGTCGAGCAGAACGGCATCGTCTTTCTCGACGAGCTGGACAAGATCGCGCGCCGCGGCGAACACGGTGGTAGCGACGTCTCCCGCGAGGGTGTGCAACGAGATTTGCTGCCGCTGGTTGAGGGCTGCACGGTGAGCACCAAGTACGGCAGTGTGCGCACCGATCACATCCTGTTCATCGCCTCGGGCGCATTCCATCTGTCCAAACCCTCGGATCTGATTCCAGAGTTGCAGGGGCGCCTGCCGATTCGCGTCGAACTCGAGGCTCTGACCGCCGACGACTTCGTGCGTATCCTCACCGAACCGGACGCATCGCTGGTGGAGCAGTACATCGCGCTCCTCGGAACCGAGGGTTTGAGCATCGAATTCACGCCCGAGGCGGTGCGCCGGATCGGTGCGATCGCCTTTGAGGTCAATGAGCGCACCGAGAACATTGGCGCGCGCCGGCTGCATACCGTGATGGAGCGCCTGCTGGAGGATTTGTCCTACGAGGCGCCTGATCGTCAGGGCGAGCATCTGGTGATCGACGCCAAGGACGTTGACGCCGCGCTGGGCGAACTGGCCGTGGACGAGGATCTGAGCCGTTACATTCTCTAG
- a CDS encoding gamma-butyrobetaine hydroxylase-like domain-containing protein: MSSERPTEIRLHQQSRVLELAYENGERFRLPCEYLRVFSPSAEVRGHGPGQEVLQTGKEDVNIVGIEPVGNYAVKLVFSDGHDTGIYDWHYLYRMGENQAASWQDYLDRLAEAGHQRRAGAEE; encoded by the coding sequence ATGAGTAGCGAGCGACCGACCGAAATCCGCCTGCACCAGCAATCGCGCGTGCTTGAGCTGGCCTATGAGAATGGCGAACGGTTTCGCCTGCCCTGCGAATATCTGCGGGTATTTTCGCCCTCGGCCGAGGTGCGGGGGCACGGGCCTGGGCAAGAGGTACTACAGACCGGTAAGGAAGACGTCAACATCGTTGGCATCGAGCCGGTCGGCAACTACGCGGTGAAGCTGGTCTTCTCGGATGGGCACGATACGGGGATCTACGACTGGCACTATCTTTACCGCATGGGCGAGAATCAAGCGGCCAGTTGGCAGGATTACCTCGATCGGCTGGCCGAGGCGGGCCATCAGCGCCGCGCGGGCGCGGAGGAATAG
- the ubiE gene encoding bifunctional demethylmenaquinone methyltransferase/2-methoxy-6-polyprenyl-1,4-benzoquinol methylase UbiE, producing MNEGDGKDTTHFGYQQVPVGEKARRVAEVFHSVAERYDVMNDLMSLGVHRLWKRYTVNLAAVRRGERVLDLAGGTGDLAERFARLVGPEGEVVLADINASMLRHGRERLVDAGVVGNLRFAQVNAEALPFPDNYFNLITIAFGLRNVTDKAAALRSMYRVLKPGGRLLVLEFSKPVLPGLGKVYDAYSFTALPLMGRLVTGDAASYRYLAESIRMHPDQQGLRELMTSAGFERTEYYNLTGGIVAVHRGYKF from the coding sequence ATGAACGAAGGCGACGGCAAGGACACGACTCATTTCGGCTACCAGCAGGTGCCGGTGGGTGAGAAGGCGCGGCGCGTGGCCGAGGTCTTTCACTCGGTGGCGGAACGCTACGATGTGATGAACGACCTCATGTCGCTGGGCGTGCACCGTCTGTGGAAGCGCTATACGGTGAACCTCGCCGCAGTGCGCCGGGGCGAGCGCGTGCTCGATCTGGCTGGCGGCACGGGCGACCTGGCTGAGCGCTTCGCTCGGCTGGTCGGGCCTGAGGGCGAAGTTGTGCTGGCCGATATCAACGCCTCCATGCTACGCCACGGGCGCGAGCGCCTGGTCGATGCCGGCGTGGTCGGCAACCTGCGTTTCGCGCAGGTCAATGCCGAAGCGCTGCCCTTTCCCGATAATTACTTCAATCTCATCACCATTGCATTCGGCCTACGCAATGTCACCGACAAGGCGGCCGCACTGCGTTCCATGTACCGCGTGCTCAAACCGGGTGGGCGCCTGCTGGTGCTGGAGTTCTCCAAGCCGGTCTTGCCGGGCCTGGGCAAGGTCTACGACGCCTACTCGTTCACCGCCCTGCCGCTGATGGGCCGTCTGGTCACGGGCGATGCAGCCAGCTACCGCTATCTGGCCGAATCGATCCGTATGCACCCCGACCAACAGGGTCTACGCGAGCTGATGACGTCCGCCGGTTTCGAGCGTACCGAGTATTACAACCTGACCGGCGGCATCGTCGCTGTGCACCGGGGTTACAAGTTTTGA
- a CDS encoding ubiquinone biosynthesis accessory factor UbiJ, which translates to MRLATSLAAGLEKALNLYLEADPEIAAGLDRIAGRHVVFELVGTGLQLTLVPEQGGKVGVYAMLGDPPDAVIRATPLALLRTVLSEQAAAASGDLVIEGDAEIAHRLWSVLRGVELDWEEWLSGPMGDALAHIVAERLRGLGSWGRRTRDHLAGDLGEYMTEEARVTPARAELDDFMDAVDQLREGLDRLEARLARLESRSTDEGA; encoded by the coding sequence GTGAGGCTCGCCACCAGTCTGGCAGCCGGCCTGGAAAAAGCGCTGAATCTCTACCTGGAAGCTGACCCCGAGATCGCAGCTGGGCTCGATCGTATCGCCGGTCGGCACGTGGTCTTCGAGTTGGTGGGTACGGGTTTGCAGCTGACCCTCGTGCCCGAGCAAGGCGGCAAGGTTGGCGTGTATGCCATGCTGGGCGACCCCCCGGATGCGGTCATCCGCGCGACACCACTGGCCTTGCTGCGCACGGTGCTTTCGGAGCAGGCCGCGGCGGCCAGCGGCGACCTGGTCATCGAGGGCGACGCGGAAATCGCACACCGCCTCTGGTCGGTATTGCGCGGCGTCGAGCTGGATTGGGAGGAATGGTTGAGCGGGCCGATGGGCGACGCGCTTGCGCATATCGTGGCCGAACGCTTGCGTGGCCTGGGTAGCTGGGGACGCCGAACCCGCGACCACCTTGCCGGCGACCTGGGCGAGTACATGACGGAAGAGGCGCGGGTCACCCCCGCGCGGGCCGAGTTGGACGACTTCATGGATGCCGTCGATCAGCTACGCGAGGGATTGGACCGGCTCGAAGCACGACTGGCCCGACTGGAATCGCGCAGCACAGACGAGGGCGCATGA
- the ubiB gene encoding ubiquinone biosynthesis regulatory protein kinase UbiB → MSRRSNAGALGLPQQVLRLIHINFVLVRHGLEEVVFAIHLFRPLRFILYLMPWHWLRRRDLSRGVRIRRALEDLGPIFIKFGQMLSTRRDLLPDDIALELARLQDHVPPFPGAQARQLIEQAYGRPISEIFRTFEDEPMASASIAQVHGATLHDGREVVVKVVRPEIDRVIRRDLSLLHAVADLAQRYWPEARRLRPREVVDEYEKTVLDELDLFREAANGSQLRRNFEGSDQLYIPEIYWDYVRRRVIVMERIHGIPISDVDRLRAAGVDFKVLAERGVEIFFTQVFRHNFFHADMHPGNIFVNADNPLSAQYLAVDFGIVGSLDTEDQRYLAENFYAFFNRDYRRVAELHVESGWVPATTRINEFESAIRTVCEPIFERPLKEISFGQVLLRLFQTARRYDMEVQPQLVLLQKTLLNIEGLGRQLYPDLDLWKTAKPFIERWMSEQIGLRAFVKEAKLRLPRVLEQLPEMPQLLHQFLERGATGRLQVQAQVEELAALREAVRDGNRQGVLRTGGGALLIASAVIYALQPVGLERWLDVPAMSWVLAGLGVAALFAAWLRCR, encoded by the coding sequence ATGAGCCGGCGCTCCAATGCCGGCGCGCTCGGGTTGCCGCAGCAAGTACTGCGGCTGATCCATATCAACTTCGTACTGGTGCGGCATGGCCTCGAAGAGGTGGTGTTTGCGATCCATCTATTCCGGCCGTTGCGTTTTATTCTGTATCTCATGCCCTGGCACTGGCTGCGTCGGCGTGACCTTAGCCGTGGCGTTCGCATCCGTCGCGCGCTGGAGGATCTGGGGCCGATCTTCATCAAATTCGGTCAGATGTTGTCGACGCGGCGCGACCTGCTGCCGGACGACATTGCCCTGGAACTGGCGCGCTTGCAGGACCACGTGCCGCCGTTCCCCGGCGCGCAGGCACGCCAGTTGATCGAGCAGGCGTATGGGCGGCCGATCTCCGAGATTTTTCGCACGTTCGAAGACGAGCCGATGGCCTCGGCCTCGATCGCGCAGGTACATGGCGCGACCCTGCACGACGGCCGCGAGGTGGTGGTCAAGGTGGTGCGCCCGGAAATCGACCGCGTGATCCGGCGCGATCTATCCCTGCTGCACGCCGTGGCCGATCTGGCCCAGCGTTACTGGCCGGAGGCGCGCAGACTGCGTCCACGCGAAGTCGTGGATGAGTACGAAAAGACCGTATTGGATGAACTCGATCTGTTCCGCGAGGCAGCTAACGGTAGCCAATTGCGGCGCAACTTTGAGGGCTCCGATCAGCTCTATATCCCCGAAATCTATTGGGATTATGTGCGCCGTCGCGTGATTGTGATGGAGCGCATCCACGGTATCCCGATCTCGGATGTGGACCGGCTGCGTGCCGCAGGGGTGGACTTCAAGGTACTGGCCGAGCGCGGTGTCGAGATCTTCTTCACCCAGGTCTTTCGGCACAATTTCTTCCATGCCGACATGCACCCCGGCAATATCTTCGTCAATGCTGACAATCCGCTGTCTGCGCAATATTTGGCGGTCGACTTCGGCATCGTGGGCAGTCTCGACACCGAGGATCAGCGTTATCTGGCGGAGAATTTCTACGCCTTTTTCAATCGCGATTACCGCCGGGTGGCCGAACTGCACGTCGAATCCGGCTGGGTGCCGGCGACCACGCGTATCAACGAGTTCGAATCGGCCATTCGTACCGTTTGTGAGCCGATTTTCGAGCGTCCGCTCAAGGAGATTTCATTCGGGCAGGTACTGCTGCGTCTTTTTCAGACCGCGCGGCGCTACGACATGGAGGTACAGCCGCAACTGGTACTGCTGCAGAAGACCCTGCTCAATATTGAGGGTTTGGGCCGTCAGCTATATCCCGACCTCGATCTGTGGAAGACGGCAAAACCCTTCATCGAGCGCTGGATGAGCGAGCAGATCGGTCTACGCGCCTTCGTCAAGGAAGCCAAGCTACGACTGCCGCGCGTGCTGGAACAACTGCCGGAGATGCCGCAATTGCTGCATCAGTTCCTGGAGCGAGGTGCGACCGGGCGCCTGCAGGTACAGGCGCAGGTCGAGGAACTGGCCGCATTGCGCGAGGCCGTGCGTGACGGCAACCGCCAGGGGGTGTTGCGTACGGGGGGCGGCGCACTGCTGATCGCTTCGGCGGTGATCTATGCGCTCCAGCCGGTGGGGCTGGAGCGCTGGCTCGATGTGCCGGCGATGAGCTGGGTGCTCGCAGGTCTGGGCGTGGCCGCGCTGTTCGCGGCCTGGCTGCGCTGCCGCTAA
- the lpdA gene encoding dihydrolipoyl dehydrogenase, producing the protein MSEYDYDLIVIGGGPAGYVAALRATQLGLRTACIDRWRDPDRGPSLGGTCLNAGCIPSKALLETSHHYARLRDDFAGHGILVNGITLDLAQAQARKQAVVKRLTQGIATLFSAQGVEWLKGHGLLLGPRRVGYTPHGRRNPKELSAEHIILAPGSHPSTIETAPVDGEYIVDSDGALNFTEVPKRLAIVGAGVIGLELGSVWRRFGAEVLLLEAQNTFLPIADAGIARMALKSYTAQGLRIRLGARVKEARVSGHGVKVQYLDADGEQQERFDRLIVAVGRRPNTSDLYSDDSGLQLDERRFIGVDAHCRTNLPGVWAIGDAVRGPMLAHKGSEEGVMVVERIAGGQTTIVYDHIPSVIYTQPEFAWVGPSEEQLKQTGVPYRCGRFPMAANGRALAQGDAVGEVKLLAHAETDRLLAAHLFTPDASELIAQAMITLSLEGSAEDLARTLFAHPSLSEAVHEAALDMAGRALHLAKPKR; encoded by the coding sequence ATGAGCGAATACGATTACGACCTTATCGTTATCGGCGGCGGCCCTGCCGGTTACGTGGCCGCATTGCGCGCGACGCAGCTCGGCCTGCGGACCGCGTGCATAGACCGCTGGCGCGACCCCGATCGCGGCCCCAGCCTCGGGGGTACCTGTCTCAACGCCGGCTGTATACCGTCCAAGGCACTGCTTGAAACCTCGCACCACTACGCCCGCCTGCGCGACGATTTCGCCGGGCACGGCATCCTCGTCAACGGCATCACCCTGGATCTGGCGCAGGCGCAGGCGCGTAAGCAGGCGGTGGTCAAACGCCTGACGCAGGGTATCGCCACGCTATTCTCCGCACAGGGCGTGGAGTGGCTCAAGGGGCACGGCCTGCTACTCGGTCCACGCCGGGTCGGCTACACGCCACACGGGCGCAGGAACCCCAAGGAATTGAGCGCCGAGCACATCATCCTCGCACCTGGCTCGCATCCGTCGACCATCGAGACCGCCCCCGTCGACGGCGAATACATCGTCGACTCGGACGGCGCGCTCAATTTCACCGAAGTACCCAAGCGACTCGCCATCGTCGGTGCCGGCGTGATCGGGCTGGAACTCGGCAGCGTCTGGCGCCGCTTCGGCGCTGAGGTACTCCTGTTGGAGGCGCAGAACACCTTCCTGCCGATCGCCGACGCCGGCATCGCGCGCATGGCGCTCAAGTCCTACACCGCTCAGGGTCTGAGGATTCGCCTGGGCGCACGGGTCAAGGAGGCTCGTGTCAGCGGGCACGGCGTCAAGGTGCAGTATCTAGACGCCGACGGCGAACAGCAGGAACGCTTCGACCGCCTGATCGTGGCCGTCGGCCGACGGCCCAACACCAGCGATCTCTACAGCGACGACAGCGGGCTGCAACTGGACGAACGGCGCTTCATCGGCGTCGATGCCCACTGCCGGACCAATTTACCGGGTGTCTGGGCCATCGGCGATGCCGTGCGTGGTCCGATGCTGGCCCACAAAGGCTCGGAGGAAGGCGTCATGGTGGTCGAGCGTATTGCCGGAGGGCAAACCACTATCGTCTACGACCACATTCCATCGGTGATCTACACCCAGCCCGAGTTCGCCTGGGTCGGCCCCAGCGAAGAGCAGCTCAAACAGACCGGCGTTCCCTACCGCTGCGGTCGCTTTCCGATGGCCGCCAATGGTCGCGCGCTTGCCCAGGGCGACGCCGTCGGCGAGGTCAAACTACTCGCGCATGCCGAAACCGACCGCCTGCTGGCCGCACACCTGTTCACGCCGGATGCCTCCGAGCTGATCGCGCAGGCGATGATTACGCTGTCGCTGGAAGGATCGGCCGAGGATCTGGCGCGCACATTGTTCGCGCATCCATCACTATCCGAAGCGGTGCATGAAGCGGCGCTGGACATGGCAGGGCGCGCCCTGCATCTGGCCAAGCCCAAGCGTTGA
- the odhB gene encoding 2-oxoglutarate dehydrogenase complex dihydrolipoyllysine-residue succinyltransferase has product MSIEVKIPPLPESIADATLAAWHKQPGETVNADDNLADLETDKVVLELPAPNSGVLEEILVPAGATVIAGQVIARLRSDATTAAVSTPARPPEETAAVASVDNAPAGPAARQLLAEHNLKPQQIAGSGRNGRILKEDVLAHLATAGQTSAANAPAPTMHATPAAPPTARDETPETASVDGERMERRVPMTRLRARIAERLLAAQRNTAMLTTFNEVDMKPVMDLRQRYREAFEKTHETRLGFMSFFVIATVAALQRYPAVNASIDGNDVVYHGFYDIGIAVSSPRGLVVPVLRDADQLSAADIERRIAEFGARARDNALGLDEITGGTFTITNGGVFGSLLSTPILNPPQSAILGMHKIQERAIVMDGQIVARPMMYLALSYDHRMIDGREAVQFLAAIKAALEDPARLLLGL; this is encoded by the coding sequence ATGAGCATAGAGGTCAAAATCCCGCCGCTCCCGGAGTCTATTGCGGACGCTACGCTGGCCGCCTGGCACAAACAGCCGGGCGAAACCGTCAACGCAGACGACAACCTGGCCGATCTGGAAACTGACAAGGTCGTACTCGAATTGCCCGCCCCGAACAGCGGCGTGCTCGAAGAAATCCTGGTGCCGGCCGGGGCCACGGTGATCGCAGGACAGGTGATAGCACGGCTCCGGAGCGATGCCACAACCGCTGCCGTCTCTACCCCTGCGCGGCCCCCGGAAGAAACGGCGGCGGTCGCCTCCGTGGACAACGCCCCAGCCGGCCCGGCCGCTCGGCAGCTCTTGGCCGAGCACAATCTGAAGCCCCAACAGATCGCGGGTAGCGGTCGCAATGGCCGCATACTCAAAGAGGATGTACTCGCCCACCTTGCGACGGCCGGGCAAACGTCCGCAGCGAACGCGCCAGCCCCAACAATGCATGCAACACCCGCAGCGCCGCCGACCGCGCGCGACGAAACTCCCGAGACGGCCTCCGTCGACGGCGAACGTATGGAACGACGCGTGCCCATGACGCGCTTACGCGCGCGCATCGCCGAACGTCTGCTCGCCGCCCAGCGCAACACCGCCATGCTCACTACCTTCAACGAGGTGGACATGAAGCCGGTAATGGACTTGCGCCAGCGTTACCGCGAGGCCTTCGAAAAGACCCACGAAACGCGCCTTGGCTTCATGTCCTTCTTCGTCATCGCCACCGTGGCCGCCCTGCAACGTTACCCCGCCGTGAACGCCTCCATTGATGGCAATGACGTGGTCTACCATGGCTTTTACGACATCGGTATCGCAGTCTCCTCGCCACGCGGACTGGTCGTCCCCGTCCTACGGGACGCCGATCAGCTTTCTGCCGCCGACATTGAGCGACGCATCGCCGAATTCGGCGCCCGCGCCCGCGACAACGCCCTCGGACTCGACGAAATTACCGGCGGCACGTTCACCATCACCAACGGCGGCGTGTTCGGCTCATTGCTGTCGACGCCAATCCTCAATCCACCACAGAGCGCAATCCTCGGTATGCACAAGATCCAGGAACGCGCCATCGTAATGGATGGCCAGATCGTCGCGCGGCCGATGATGTACCTCGCGCTGTCATACGACCACCGTATGATCGACGGTCGCGAGGCCGTTCAATTTCTCGCCGCAATCAAGGCCGCGCTTGAGGACCCGGCCCGCTTGTTGCTTGGCCTGTGA
- a CDS encoding 2-oxoglutarate dehydrogenase E1 component, translated as MDDAQDPPPDSPSMQDEWASSLLYGSNADYLEALFETYLKSPDTIPPAWRQYFDALPRVNGHQTDIAHAPIRAQFTHGDRRPGWAHTRPGPSSVAKQLRVLQLINAYRFLGHRAAALDPLALGLGPRTDELKLSHYQLGEADLDTPFQAGSLVGVERAPLREILARLETTYCGAIGAEYMHISATAEKRWLQQRLEGAYGRPEPAAEQRLYLLQRLTAAEALEQHLHSRYVGQKRFSLEGGEGLIPLLDILIERAGGNGVREIVLGMAHRGRLNVLINIMGKAPSELFQEFEGKHHGRALAGDVKYHLGFSTDRITSGGPVHLALAFNPSHLEIVGPVVEGSVRARQDRRGDAEGRQVLPVIIHGDAAFAGQGVVMETLNMSQTRGFSTKGTVHIVVNNQIGFTTSTHADARSSYYCTDVAKMVNAPILHVNGDDPEAIAFVTELALDYRLHFHKDVVIDLVCYRRHGHNEADAPDVTQPMMYQRIHALPTTRARYAERLIGLGLLDEAQARTLTSDYRGQLEAGPVVVPNRIDSQALEYPYAVDWRRYLEADPNEDAPTNVPLDHLQALTEALQQLPEGFALHPRVAKIMDDRRKMAAGALAIDWGFAETLAYATLVDADYRVRLCGQDAARGTFFHRHAVLHNQLKRGVHVPLRHVRPGQGDFLVIDSLLSEEAVLAFEYGYATASPDALVIWEAQFGDFANGAQVVIDQFISAGEEKWARLTGLVLLLPHGYEGQGAEHSSARLERFLQLCANDNMQVCMPTTPAQMFHLLRRQMLRALRKPLIVMSPKSLLRHKLAVSSLDELAEGRFQEVIGEIDELPGRGVETVVFCTGKIYYDLLQRRRTEAREDIALIRIEQLYPFPEAEVKRVLRHYPQAKRFVWCQDEPRNQGAWPSLSWTLNQTIGMKRPLMECVARPASAAPAVGQFELHTRQQHELLEAVFNP; from the coding sequence ATGGATGACGCACAAGACCCCCCGCCCGATTCGCCCTCGATGCAGGACGAGTGGGCCAGCTCCCTGCTTTACGGCAGCAACGCCGATTACCTCGAAGCGCTGTTCGAAACCTATCTGAAGTCCCCCGACACCATTCCGCCCGCCTGGCGGCAGTATTTCGATGCACTACCTCGCGTCAACGGACATCAAACCGATATCGCGCATGCCCCCATTCGCGCGCAGTTCACGCATGGCGATCGACGGCCGGGATGGGCGCATACACGACCCGGTCCATCCAGCGTCGCCAAGCAACTGCGGGTGCTCCAGCTGATCAATGCCTATCGCTTCCTTGGCCATCGCGCTGCCGCTCTCGACCCTCTGGCACTGGGCTTGGGTCCACGCACAGACGAATTGAAGCTGAGCCACTATCAGCTCGGCGAAGCCGATCTCGACACGCCCTTCCAAGCCGGCTCGCTGGTAGGTGTCGAGCGCGCACCACTGCGCGAGATCCTCGCACGGTTGGAAACGACCTACTGCGGCGCCATCGGCGCCGAATACATGCACATCAGCGCCACCGCCGAAAAGCGCTGGCTGCAGCAACGCCTGGAAGGCGCCTACGGTAGACCCGAACCAGCAGCGGAACAGCGCCTCTACCTGCTGCAACGGCTCACCGCCGCCGAAGCCCTGGAGCAACACCTGCACAGCCGCTACGTGGGGCAGAAGCGATTTTCACTGGAGGGCGGCGAAGGGCTGATACCCTTGCTCGATATCCTGATCGAGCGCGCCGGCGGCAACGGGGTGCGCGAGATCGTCCTCGGCATGGCTCATCGCGGGCGCCTCAACGTACTCATCAACATCATGGGCAAGGCGCCGAGCGAACTATTCCAAGAGTTCGAGGGCAAACATCACGGACGCGCGCTGGCCGGCGACGTCAAGTATCACCTCGGCTTTTCAACCGACCGCATCACCTCGGGCGGCCCGGTGCATCTCGCGCTGGCCTTCAATCCCTCGCACCTGGAAATCGTCGGCCCGGTCGTCGAGGGTTCGGTACGCGCACGTCAGGACCGCCGCGGCGACGCCGAGGGGCGGCAGGTATTGCCGGTCATTATCCACGGTGATGCGGCCTTCGCCGGCCAGGGTGTCGTCATGGAAACGTTGAACATGTCGCAAACGCGCGGTTTCTCGACCAAGGGCACCGTGCATATCGTCGTGAACAACCAGATCGGCTTCACCACCAGCACCCACGCCGACGCACGCTCGAGCTACTACTGCACCGACGTCGCCAAGATGGTCAATGCGCCGATTCTGCACGTCAATGGCGACGACCCCGAGGCGATTGCCTTCGTGACCGAACTGGCGCTCGACTACCGTCTGCACTTTCACAAGGACGTGGTCATCGACCTGGTGTGTTACCGTCGGCACGGGCACAACGAAGCCGATGCGCCGGACGTCACCCAGCCGATGATGTATCAGCGGATCCACGCGTTACCCACGACGCGCGCTCGCTATGCCGAGCGACTGATCGGTTTGGGCCTGCTCGACGAGGCGCAAGCCCGCACGCTGACAAGCGACTATCGCGGTCAACTGGAAGCCGGCCCGGTCGTGGTGCCCAACCGCATCGACAGTCAGGCGCTCGAATATCCCTACGCCGTGGATTGGCGTCGTTACCTTGAAGCCGACCCAAACGAGGATGCGCCCACCAACGTCCCGTTGGACCATCTGCAAGCGCTGACCGAAGCCCTGCAACAGCTGCCCGAAGGCTTCGCGCTACATCCCCGCGTCGCCAAGATCATGGACGACCGACGCAAGATGGCGGCTGGTGCTCTGGCCATCGACTGGGGCTTCGCCGAGACGCTGGCCTATGCAACCTTGGTCGACGCCGACTACCGCGTGCGCTTATGCGGACAAGACGCGGCACGCGGCACCTTCTTCCATCGCCACGCCGTACTGCACAACCAGCTCAAGCGCGGCGTGCATGTGCCGCTGCGCCACGTACGTCCCGGCCAGGGCGATTTCCTGGTCATCGACTCGCTACTCTCCGAGGAGGCGGTGCTTGCCTTCGAGTACGGCTACGCCACTGCATCGCCGGACGCCCTGGTCATCTGGGAGGCCCAATTCGGCGATTTCGCCAACGGCGCGCAAGTCGTCATCGACCAGTTCATCAGCGCCGGCGAAGAAAAATGGGCACGTCTCACCGGTCTCGTTCTGCTGCTGCCACATGGTTACGAGGGGCAGGGCGCAGAACACTCTTCCGCCCGCCTGGAACGATTCCTCCAGCTTTGCGCCAACGACAATATGCAGGTGTGCATGCCAACCACACCTGCGCAAATGTTCCATTTACTGCGACGCCAGATGCTCCGCGCACTGCGCAAACCGCTCATCGTGATGTCTCCCAAGAGCTTGTTGCGCCACAAACTCGCCGTCAGCAGCCTCGACGAACTTGCCGAAGGCCGTTTTCAGGAGGTCATCGGAGAAATCGACGAGCTGCCCGGCCGTGGCGTCGAAACCGTCGTTTTTTGCACCGGCAAGATCTACTACGACTTGTTACAGCGCCGCCGTACCGAGGCCCGCGAAGATATCGCGTTGATCCGCATCGAACAGCTCTACCCCTTCCCAGAGGCCGAGGTCAAACGCGTACTCCGCCATTACCCACAGGCAAAACGCTTCGTCTGGTGCCAGGATGAACCCCGCAACCAGGGTGCATGGCCTTCGCTGTCCTGGACGCTGAACCAAACCATCGGCATGAAGCGTCCCCTGATGGAATGCGTGGCGCGCCCTGCATCGGCCGCACCCGCAGTCGGACAGTTCGAGCTTCATACACGCCAGCAGCATGAGCTGCTGGAAGCCGTATTCAACCCCTGA
- a CDS encoding sulfurtransferase TusA family protein → MNFDRELDASGLNCPLPILRTKKAINELSSGQVMKVMATDPGAVKDFEAFCKQTGNALLEHAQESDRFVFFIRKQ, encoded by the coding sequence ATGAACTTCGACAGGGAACTGGATGCCAGCGGCCTGAACTGCCCATTGCCGATCCTGCGCACCAAAAAGGCGATCAACGAGCTGTCCAGCGGACAGGTCATGAAGGTGATGGCCACCGATCCGGGGGCGGTCAAGGATTTCGAGGCCTTTTGCAAGCAAACGGGCAACGCATTGCTGGAGCATGCGCAGGAATCGGATCGTTTCGTGTTCTTCATTCGCAAGCAGTAG